One genomic segment of Kiritimatiella glycovorans includes these proteins:
- a CDS encoding sulfatase, with translation MLKKIMVAAGVLAWIPMAGAAGRSLFDPPNVVVFFTDDHGYADLGVHGQCDDVRTPNLDQLARDGVRFTDGYVTAPQCSPSRAGLMTGRYQQRFGFEHNAAGPLPLDEVTLADRMSRAGYRTGMIGKWHLEPNWTMRDWTARVLNEPDPKPGLRIPFRKILPYYPGARGFDDYYKGELKRYWVNYGLDGAERADDGEWVNKKGYRLELQTEAALEFIDRNHENPFFLYVAYFAPHVPLEATEQYLARFPGEMPERRRYALAMISAVDDGVGKVRDKLADLGIERDTLIFFISDNGAPLKIDMKDLPISFRGGAWDGSMNTPWTGEKGTIMEGGVHVPFLAAWPGTIPSGQVCEDPVISLDVAPTCLAAAGEPEAAELEGVNLLPRLRGEIDALPDRELYWKFWRQAAVRRGRWKYLRLSDGREYLFDLESDQHEHRNLIRTHPERAAELRGKLEDWAAGNRPAGLPDEPLNSQEEKWYAHYLD, from the coding sequence ATGCTGAAAAAGATTATGGTGGCTGCGGGGGTTCTGGCCTGGATACCCATGGCCGGGGCTGCGGGCCGGTCCCTCTTTGATCCGCCCAACGTGGTCGTCTTTTTTACCGACGATCACGGGTACGCCGACCTCGGCGTTCACGGGCAGTGTGACGATGTGCGCACGCCGAACCTCGACCAACTCGCCCGCGACGGGGTGCGGTTCACCGACGGGTACGTCACCGCGCCGCAGTGTTCGCCCTCGCGTGCGGGACTGATGACCGGACGTTACCAGCAGCGGTTCGGTTTCGAGCACAACGCCGCCGGCCCGCTGCCGCTGGACGAAGTCACGCTCGCCGACCGGATGAGCAGAGCGGGATACCGTACCGGGATGATCGGCAAGTGGCATCTCGAGCCGAACTGGACGATGCGGGACTGGACCGCGCGCGTCCTGAACGAACCCGACCCGAAACCGGGCCTGCGCATCCCGTTCAGGAAGATACTTCCTTATTATCCGGGGGCACGCGGATTCGACGACTACTACAAGGGGGAACTCAAGCGGTACTGGGTCAATTACGGCCTCGACGGAGCCGAACGCGCGGACGACGGGGAATGGGTCAATAAGAAGGGCTACCGGCTCGAACTCCAGACCGAAGCCGCGCTGGAGTTCATCGACCGGAATCACGAGAATCCCTTCTTCCTCTACGTGGCCTACTTCGCCCCGCACGTTCCGCTCGAGGCGACGGAACAGTACCTCGCGCGCTTCCCGGGCGAGATGCCGGAGCGGCGGCGCTATGCGCTGGCGATGATCTCCGCCGTCGACGACGGCGTGGGGAAGGTGCGGGATAAACTGGCGGACCTCGGGATCGAACGCGATACGCTCATCTTTTTCATCAGCGACAACGGCGCGCCGCTGAAGATCGACATGAAGGACCTTCCCATCTCTTTCAGGGGCGGCGCGTGGGACGGGTCGATGAACACCCCCTGGACGGGGGAGAAGGGCACGATTATGGAGGGAGGCGTGCACGTCCCGTTCCTGGCCGCCTGGCCGGGCACGATCCCGTCCGGCCAGGTCTGCGAAGACCCGGTTATCTCGCTCGATGTGGCTCCCACCTGCCTGGCCGCCGCGGGCGAACCGGAGGCTGCGGAACTGGAGGGGGTCAACCTGCTCCCGCGCCTCAGGGGAGAGATCGATGCGCTGCCGGACCGCGAGCTGTACTGGAAGTTCTGGCGGCAGGCCGCCGTCCGGCGGGGACGCTGGAAATACCTGAGGCTGAGCGACGGCCGCGAATACCTCTTCGACCTGGAGAGCGATCAGCACGAACATCGCAACCTGATCCGGACCCACCCCGAGCGTGCCGCCGAACTGCGCGGGAAACTCGAGGACTGGGCCGCCGGGAACCGGCCCGCCGGCCTTCCCGACGAACCCCTCAACTCCCAGGAGGAGAAGTGGTACGCACACTATCTGGACTGA
- a CDS encoding glycosyl hydrolase family 65 protein, protein MKIKPEVRWISLWLVLTAAACPGGRMGGDATRFSFRGAPGADAWVNTCIRRFFTNRVDEGATYALEYQAIADSWLHDAFMGGRLIQERKRTRLLDTPLSVEGYVSAQQHISSSQDDGWPFPVWPQVPGETGYEGTTFGWHFYDQPQEWEIVLRHHVNPAPGSPPFLGKGARAAWELTDLDDHGLDAGRHAWTLAPAGKLPTLTGPEEVKLDAFNCPYIQIRMKAAGLRDACMDWRRAGDEDWSASRRMYFRPETTPHSATTGMRHAELPLHRHPAWTGTIERIRFRFPEIAQDRPFFIRSIFTHWDTRHLVNNAIYIKAAWEHFRWTGDLDFLRVMLPRMRRALRFMMDEGHARELNHIRCTWPGHDGRPGFTVHDDGSKTPHPGHGKGGSYWDLLPFGWDDLYTTTHYYAALRAMAELEEAADAHPGWAIPDGFAAFDPAALRTHAAAVKETVNRKFWDREDGRFVGCIDRDGVAHDYGFTFVNLEAIHYGIATEPHAERIMTWIEGDRIVEGDTATGEDIYAYRLAPRATTRRNIDWYTFSWFSPEVNPFGGQIQDGGAVLGFSFYDIMSRIRTLGADNAWTRLMEIRAWDEEVQAYGGYRKYYAEGRGGTTLQGGGTAGGIGIDFEFTESSMLAAVVPLGFMGLQPDGDTLHIEPRLPEACPAMRVRNLRYRGVPLDITVAPGRAAVELPRHPPKPIRITLGETTRVLTQPGIARFSR, encoded by the coding sequence ATGAAAATTAAGCCTGAAGTCAGATGGATAAGTCTCTGGCTGGTGCTGACCGCCGCGGCATGCCCCGGGGGCCGCATGGGCGGGGACGCAACCCGCTTCTCGTTCCGGGGCGCGCCGGGGGCGGACGCCTGGGTGAATACCTGCATCCGACGGTTCTTCACGAACCGGGTTGATGAGGGCGCGACCTATGCCCTCGAGTACCAGGCGATCGCCGACTCCTGGCTCCACGACGCCTTCATGGGTGGCCGCCTTATCCAGGAGCGCAAGCGCACGCGGCTGCTCGACACCCCCCTCAGTGTCGAGGGATACGTCTCCGCGCAGCAGCATATCTCGAGTTCGCAGGACGACGGCTGGCCGTTTCCCGTCTGGCCGCAGGTGCCCGGCGAAACCGGGTACGAGGGGACCACCTTCGGCTGGCATTTCTATGATCAGCCGCAGGAGTGGGAGATCGTGCTCCGCCATCATGTGAACCCGGCGCCGGGTTCCCCGCCGTTTCTGGGGAAAGGGGCTCGCGCGGCGTGGGAGCTGACGGACCTCGACGATCACGGACTGGATGCCGGCCGCCACGCCTGGACGCTCGCTCCGGCGGGCAAGCTCCCGACCCTGACCGGGCCGGAGGAGGTGAAACTCGATGCGTTCAATTGTCCGTATATCCAGATTCGCATGAAGGCCGCAGGCCTGCGGGACGCCTGCATGGATTGGCGGCGGGCGGGCGACGAAGACTGGAGCGCGTCGCGCCGCATGTACTTCCGGCCCGAGACGACCCCGCACAGCGCTACGACCGGCATGCGCCACGCCGAACTGCCGCTCCACCGGCACCCCGCCTGGACGGGCACGATCGAGCGCATCCGTTTCCGCTTCCCCGAAATCGCGCAGGACCGGCCGTTCTTCATCCGCTCGATCTTCACCCACTGGGACACGCGCCATCTGGTCAATAACGCCATCTACATCAAGGCCGCATGGGAACACTTCCGGTGGACCGGCGATCTCGATTTCCTGCGCGTCATGCTGCCTCGGATGCGGCGGGCGCTGCGGTTCATGATGGACGAGGGCCATGCGCGCGAGCTGAACCATATTCGCTGTACCTGGCCCGGACACGACGGACGTCCGGGGTTTACCGTGCATGACGACGGGTCCAAGACGCCCCACCCCGGCCACGGCAAGGGCGGCAGCTACTGGGATCTGCTCCCGTTCGGCTGGGACGACCTGTACACGACCACCCACTACTATGCCGCGCTGCGGGCCATGGCCGAACTCGAAGAGGCCGCCGATGCGCATCCCGGATGGGCGATCCCGGACGGCTTCGCGGCGTTCGACCCCGCCGCGCTGCGCACGCATGCGGCGGCGGTGAAGGAGACGGTCAACAGGAAATTCTGGGATCGCGAAGACGGGCGGTTCGTAGGGTGCATCGACCGCGACGGGGTGGCGCACGACTACGGGTTCACGTTCGTCAACCTCGAAGCGATCCATTACGGCATCGCCACTGAACCGCACGCGGAGCGGATCATGACCTGGATCGAAGGCGATCGGATCGTGGAAGGCGACACGGCGACCGGCGAAGACATCTACGCCTACCGCCTCGCCCCGCGCGCCACGACCCGGCGGAACATCGACTGGTACACCTTTTCGTGGTTCTCGCCCGAGGTCAATCCCTTCGGCGGACAGATCCAGGACGGGGGCGCCGTGCTGGGGTTCTCGTTTTACGACATCATGAGCCGTATCCGGACGCTCGGCGCCGACAACGCCTGGACGCGCCTGATGGAGATCCGCGCCTGGGATGAGGAGGTGCAGGCGTACGGCGGGTACCGGAAGTACTACGCCGAGGGCAGGGGAGGGACCACGCTGCAGGGCGGCGGCACCGCGGGCGGAATCGGCATCGACTTCGAATTCACCGAAAGCAGCATGCTCGCCGCCGTCGTCCCGCTCGGCTTCATGGGGCTGCAGCCCGACGGAGACACGCTGCACATCGAACCGCGGCTGCCCGAAGCCTGTCCGGCGATGCGCGTGCGCAACCTGCGTTACCGCGGGGTGCCCCTCGACATTACCGTCGCCCCCGGACGCGCCGCGGTTGAATTGCCTCGTCATCCCCCTAAACCGATCCGGATCACACTCGGGGAAACAACCAGAGTTTTGACGCAACCGGGAATCGCGCGGTTCAGCCGGTAG
- a CDS encoding sulfatase — protein sequence MPGLKGATPIRRVWCMLALAGGIAAAARAAGGAPARRPNVLLILTDDQSHHLGMLDVPGLETPHMDRVARAGMFFARAYSAAASCAPCRSALLTGTMPHTNGHWRNTEGPTLDDPDVAFTRRSRKVDPVGVHEHIPTLIEILNGRGYVTGITDKFHLSPPWKFPFDHRYPVGLTPEASGRATARFLEEAGDAPFFLMANIRHTHRPFLQHVRAAGTPRVDPGEIEIPPNWPDTPAMRRDYAAYLSSVQAADAVAGAVLDALRRSGRGGDTLIIFSSDHGFCYHRAKATTYDWGVHVPLAIAGPGIAPGRRTEEPVGHIDLVPTLLDYAGIPVPEEVQGRSLRPLLSGRARELDRRYVVSEHHAHGPHPDEYYPTRGITDGRWRYIRNLRHEKTPGYPMERFVEDAAFRDRPKALAWMPWDATPGGPWGNRAFETIVKHREEYPEPYRLLKAAFYRPPEELYDLRNDPYEMHNLADDPECREVRDRFRKALDAWMERTGDHPNPHDKMLQ from the coding sequence ATGCCGGGTTTAAAAGGGGCGACCCCGATCAGGCGGGTGTGGTGCATGCTGGCCCTGGCGGGCGGGATCGCAGCCGCCGCGCGGGCGGCGGGCGGCGCACCCGCGCGGCGGCCGAATGTGCTGCTCATACTCACCGACGACCAGTCGCACCATCTCGGGATGCTCGACGTGCCCGGGCTGGAGACGCCGCACATGGACCGCGTCGCGCGCGCCGGCATGTTCTTTGCCCGCGCGTATTCCGCCGCCGCCTCCTGCGCTCCCTGCCGCAGCGCCCTCCTGACCGGCACGATGCCGCACACCAACGGCCACTGGCGCAATACCGAGGGGCCCACCCTCGACGATCCCGACGTGGCCTTCACGCGCCGGAGCCGCAAGGTCGATCCGGTCGGCGTGCACGAGCATATTCCCACGCTGATTGAAATCCTGAACGGGCGCGGGTACGTGACCGGGATCACCGACAAGTTTCATCTCAGTCCGCCCTGGAAATTCCCGTTCGATCACCGCTACCCGGTCGGGCTGACGCCGGAGGCCAGCGGCCGCGCGACCGCCCGTTTCCTGGAGGAGGCCGGCGACGCGCCCTTCTTCCTCATGGCGAACATACGCCATACCCACCGCCCCTTTCTTCAGCACGTCCGCGCCGCCGGGACGCCGCGCGTCGATCCGGGCGAGATCGAGATCCCGCCGAACTGGCCGGACACGCCGGCCATGCGCCGCGACTACGCCGCGTACCTGTCCTCCGTGCAGGCCGCCGACGCAGTCGCGGGTGCAGTGCTCGACGCGCTGCGCCGGTCGGGACGCGGCGGCGATACGCTGATCATCTTCAGCAGCGATCACGGCTTCTGCTACCACCGCGCCAAGGCCACGACCTACGACTGGGGCGTACACGTGCCGCTCGCGATCGCGGGTCCGGGCATTGCGCCGGGGCGGCGGACCGAAGAGCCGGTCGGTCATATCGATCTCGTCCCGACCCTCCTCGATTATGCGGGGATTCCCGTTCCGGAAGAGGTCCAGGGGCGTTCCCTGCGCCCGCTGTTGTCGGGACGCGCGCGGGAACTCGACCGGCGCTACGTCGTTTCCGAACATCATGCGCACGGCCCGCACCCCGATGAATACTATCCCACCCGCGGCATCACCGACGGACGCTGGCGGTATATCCGCAACCTGCGGCACGAAAAGACGCCCGGGTATCCGATGGAACGGTTTGTCGAGGATGCGGCGTTCCGCGACAGGCCCAAGGCCCTCGCGTGGATGCCCTGGGACGCTACGCCCGGCGGCCCCTGGGGGAACCGCGCCTTTGAGACCATCGTGAAGCACCGCGAGGAATATCCCGAACCCTACCGCCTTTTGAAGGCCGCTTTTTACCGTCCCCCGGAGGAACTCTACGATCTCAGGAACGATCCGTATGAAATGCACAACCTCGCGGACGATCCCGAATGCCGCGAGGTGCGGGATCGTTTCCGGAAGGCGCTGGACGCCTGGATGGAACGAACGGGAGATCATCCGAATCCGCATGACAAGATGCTGCAATGA
- a CDS encoding LacI family DNA-binding transcriptional regulator, translating into MGTRTQSKHRVISAELLGRIRAGKLKPGERLPSERALAAEYGVARLTARRALSDLEERGLVRRNGQRGTTVLDDLNREARTLTLLCSAAPFSITEETIRLVLQKAEDRDYGVRVIRVMENDEKPMLEALKVGNPTMIFGWPEEISPYGRLERAVRNAGDHVALIAGRIEGDPVPTVTCDDRRGVKMAVDHLRKAGHKKIALIAPNIDPAHSVLSVQIETWREAVCDVMNEDEMRRHCIAFDSQYAKHALIETFNRLKKYLRAAESDSVTALLCLTEELATAALAACRAKGRSVPDDMSIMEYAWTPRSELFNPPRTGVNPHLDRHVEIAFDLLEQCRAGKTPSGLHRLVRPELIERETVGPMMRSCPQVRAAGPGP; encoded by the coding sequence ATGGGAACCCGCACTCAAAGCAAACATCGTGTCATCAGCGCCGAACTGCTCGGCAGGATCCGCGCCGGAAAGCTGAAGCCCGGGGAGCGCCTCCCCTCCGAACGGGCCCTGGCCGCCGAGTACGGGGTGGCGCGGCTGACCGCACGGCGGGCGTTGTCCGACCTCGAAGAGCGGGGGCTGGTCCGGCGCAACGGACAGCGGGGCACGACGGTGCTCGACGATCTCAACCGGGAAGCGCGCACCCTCACGTTACTTTGTTCGGCCGCACCGTTTTCGATCACGGAGGAGACGATCCGGCTGGTGCTGCAGAAGGCGGAGGATCGCGACTACGGGGTGCGGGTCATCCGCGTGATGGAGAACGATGAAAAACCGATGCTCGAGGCCCTGAAGGTCGGCAACCCCACCATGATCTTCGGGTGGCCGGAGGAGATCTCGCCTTACGGCAGACTCGAACGGGCCGTGCGCAACGCCGGCGATCACGTCGCACTGATCGCGGGGCGCATCGAGGGCGATCCGGTGCCGACGGTCACCTGCGACGACCGACGGGGCGTAAAGATGGCCGTCGACCATCTCAGGAAAGCCGGGCACAAAAAGATCGCGCTCATCGCCCCGAACATCGATCCGGCCCACTCCGTGCTCTCCGTTCAGATCGAGACGTGGCGTGAGGCGGTGTGCGATGTAATGAATGAAGACGAGATGCGTCGACACTGTATCGCCTTTGACAGCCAGTACGCCAAACATGCACTGATCGAGACCTTCAACCGGTTAAAAAAATACCTTCGCGCCGCGGAATCGGACTCTGTCACCGCCCTGCTGTGCCTGACGGAAGAACTCGCCACCGCCGCCCTCGCCGCCTGCCGGGCCAAGGGACGATCCGTACCGGACGATATGTCAATTATGGAATACGCCTGGACGCCGCGCAGCGAATTGTTCAACCCGCCGCGCACGGGTGTTAATCCTCACCTCGACCGCCATGTCGAGATCGCCTTCGATCTGCTGGAGCAATGCAGGGCCGGCAAGACCCCCTCCGGGCTTCACCGGCTCGTCCGCCCGGAACTGATCGAGCGCGAGACCGTCGGCCCCATGATGCGATCATGCCCGCAGGTCCGCGCAGCGGGGCCAGGGCCGTGA
- a CDS encoding PEP-CTERM sorting domain-containing protein (PEP-CTERM proteins occur, often in large numbers, in the proteomes of bacteria that also encode an exosortase, a predicted intramembrane cysteine proteinase. The presence of a PEP-CTERM domain at a protein's C-terminus predicts cleavage within the sorting domain, followed by covalent anchoring to some some component of the (usually Gram-negative) cell surface. Many PEP-CTERM proteins exhibit an unusual sequence composition that includes large numbers of potential glycosylation sites. Expression of one such protein has been shown restore the ability of a bacterium to form floc, a type of biofilm.) produces the protein MVALILFAAGAQGGDNFVWIGNGTQWTNGASWNQGGSLPGVGDNALFTQDGKGGYLNDDVGTILNIQVARGKDDPPANSLTINSGGAVECAAKVYVGYEGVGTLTLDGGSVGMGQDLFIASDLDADGVAEDGSTVNLNSGSLTVDRNAFIGHRGRGYMKVSGGSLTLNGDGNMWLSDCSFQVLDDDASIRVNNAVFAWGDTNHTGSADVSFRLSDSAGVSTISAQGLTVRDDGDDIGFTIDAGDAPDGAFSVTLFKTTNAITLDAFNALTGVLQTVNIEDWTLSREASNKELEFSGTVIPEPATFGLLGLFGLLMVLRRRIMA, from the coding sequence ATGGTTGCGCTGATCCTGTTTGCGGCGGGCGCGCAGGGGGGGGATAACTTCGTCTGGATCGGTAACGGCACACAGTGGACGAACGGGGCGAGCTGGAACCAGGGGGGATCGCTCCCCGGCGTGGGAGATAATGCGCTGTTTACCCAGGACGGTAAAGGCGGTTATCTCAACGACGACGTCGGCACGATTCTTAATATCCAGGTGGCGCGGGGGAAGGACGATCCACCGGCCAACAGCTTGACGATCAATTCGGGGGGCGCTGTTGAATGCGCAGCCAAAGTGTACGTCGGGTATGAGGGTGTCGGTACGCTGACCCTGGACGGGGGTTCCGTGGGTATGGGACAGGATCTCTTCATTGCGTCTGACTTGGACGCCGACGGTGTCGCAGAAGACGGATCGACGGTAAATCTCAACAGCGGTTCGTTGACGGTAGACCGGAATGCGTTCATCGGCCATCGCGGCCGGGGATATATGAAGGTAAGCGGCGGCTCGTTGACCCTGAACGGCGACGGCAATATGTGGCTGAGCGACTGCTCGTTTCAGGTGCTTGACGACGATGCTTCAATCCGCGTGAACAATGCGGTGTTTGCATGGGGCGATACGAACCATACCGGTTCCGCGGATGTCTCGTTCCGCCTCTCGGATTCGGCCGGGGTATCCACGATTTCGGCTCAAGGGCTCACCGTCCGGGACGATGGCGATGACATTGGTTTCACCATTGATGCCGGCGACGCGCCTGATGGTGCGTTCTCGGTAACGTTGTTTAAGACGACCAATGCCATTACGCTGGATGCGTTCAATGCGCTCACCGGTGTGCTCCAGACGGTGAATATTGAGGACTGGACGCTGAGCCGTGAGGCCTCGAATAAGGAACTGGAATTTTCGGGGACCGTCATTCCGGAGCCGGCGACGTTCGGTCTGCTCGGTCTGTTCGGCCTGCTGATGGTCCTGCGTCGCCGGATCATGGCCTGA
- a CDS encoding alpha-L-rhamnosidase translates to MQSERTTVWQGEWIRFGWNPTVPLLRRAFEAPRTLAQARLRATALGICELWLNGERVTDDLFRPGWSDYRKRVYVQEYDLTGRIRPGTNVLGAVLAPGWYAGYIGPFEDKGFYGPEALFSCELHLTGADGATETIVSDESWIGRASPVLRADLLMGEWYDAREEPGDWSASEYEPEFDPGMLTPPGKWGPVAVREPPATVTVEPCPGIPVRAVDELPAVAVHALPNGDHVFDLGQNMVGACRLKLNVPRDTELVLRHGEMLEADGSVYTDNLRAARAEDRYTAKGATDETWQPRFTFHGFRYVQIAGLPVAPPCDTVTGVVFSSVHNRTAEFQCSDPRVNRLFENAWWGFLGNYLEVPTDCPQRDERLGWTGDAQIFMKTATYLSDVRAFYEKWLQDLHDAQRADGAYPDVAPDLERLGHGRAAWGDAGIICPYMLWRTYGELRFAERWWDAMNRYIDYLFTPGNTHNGPNAWSYGDWLNLDSPTPDEYIGKAYRAYDVRLMREMAQALGYHDDEARLAGQERRARDDFRERFLDADGHLAVRTQTAAALAVAFDLLEGDAWQSAANDLAADVEQCGHLTTGFVGTGLLCPALTRSGRHDLAVELLLREDYPSWLYEVKNGATTIWERWNSWSHEHGFGDAAMNSFNHYAFGAVCEWMIESLAGLQPAAPGFGRLRVVPGCTPSLDRVKLSYESPHGLIGVAWEQTDSGYHLLIATPVPAEVHLPDGVQEVDPGEHDFEFGS, encoded by the coding sequence ATGCAATCGGAACGGACAACGGTTTGGCAGGGGGAGTGGATACGGTTCGGGTGGAATCCGACGGTGCCGTTGCTGAGGAGGGCCTTCGAGGCGCCGCGGACGCTCGCGCAGGCCCGCCTGCGCGCGACGGCGCTGGGGATCTGCGAATTGTGGCTCAACGGGGAACGCGTGACCGACGACCTGTTCCGCCCGGGGTGGAGCGATTACCGCAAGCGCGTCTATGTTCAGGAGTACGACCTCACCGGCCGCATCCGGCCGGGCACGAATGTCCTCGGCGCCGTGCTGGCCCCCGGCTGGTACGCGGGGTACATCGGGCCTTTCGAGGACAAGGGGTTTTACGGGCCCGAGGCCCTCTTCTCCTGCGAGCTGCACCTCACGGGCGCGGACGGCGCCACGGAGACGATCGTCTCCGATGAGTCCTGGATCGGGCGCGCGAGCCCTGTCCTTCGCGCCGACCTGCTGATGGGCGAGTGGTACGACGCGCGCGAGGAACCCGGGGACTGGAGCGCGTCGGAATACGAGCCCGAATTCGATCCCGGCATGCTCACCCCGCCGGGAAAGTGGGGCCCGGTCGCGGTGCGGGAGCCGCCCGCTACGGTCACAGTCGAGCCGTGTCCCGGCATTCCGGTGCGGGCGGTCGACGAACTCCCCGCGGTCGCAGTCCACGCCCTCCCGAACGGAGATCATGTTTTCGATTTGGGCCAGAACATGGTCGGGGCATGCCGGCTGAAACTCAACGTCCCGCGCGACACCGAACTCGTGCTGCGTCACGGCGAGATGCTCGAGGCGGACGGATCGGTGTACACGGATAATCTTCGGGCCGCGCGGGCGGAGGACCGCTACACCGCGAAGGGGGCGACGGACGAGACCTGGCAGCCGCGTTTCACCTTCCACGGCTTCCGGTATGTGCAGATTGCCGGTCTGCCCGTCGCGCCGCCGTGTGACACCGTGACAGGCGTCGTATTCTCCTCCGTTCATAACCGCACCGCGGAGTTTCAGTGCTCCGACCCGCGCGTGAACCGTCTCTTCGAAAACGCCTGGTGGGGGTTTCTCGGCAACTACCTCGAGGTGCCCACCGACTGCCCGCAGCGGGACGAACGGCTGGGCTGGACCGGCGACGCGCAGATCTTTATGAAGACCGCCACGTATCTCTCGGACGTGCGCGCGTTTTACGAAAAGTGGCTGCAGGACCTGCACGACGCCCAGCGTGCGGATGGCGCGTATCCGGATGTCGCGCCCGATCTCGAGCGGCTCGGCCACGGCCGGGCCGCGTGGGGTGATGCGGGGATTATCTGTCCGTACATGCTGTGGCGCACGTACGGGGAACTTCGCTTCGCCGAACGCTGGTGGGATGCGATGAATCGCTACATCGACTACCTGTTTACGCCCGGCAATACGCATAACGGCCCGAACGCATGGTCCTACGGAGACTGGCTGAACCTCGACAGCCCCACCCCCGACGAATACATCGGCAAGGCCTACCGCGCTTACGATGTGCGGCTGATGCGCGAGATGGCGCAGGCACTCGGGTACCACGACGACGAAGCGCGGCTCGCCGGGCAGGAGCGGAGGGCGCGCGACGACTTCAGGGAACGGTTTCTCGACGCGGACGGCCATCTCGCCGTCCGCACCCAGACCGCCGCGGCGCTGGCGGTCGCGTTCGACCTGCTCGAGGGTGACGCATGGCAAAGTGCGGCGAACGACCTCGCCGCCGATGTCGAGCAATGCGGCCACCTCACCACCGGATTTGTCGGTACGGGCCTTCTCTGTCCCGCCCTGACCCGCTCCGGGCGGCATGACCTCGCCGTGGAGCTGCTTTTGAGAGAGGACTATCCCTCGTGGCTCTATGAAGTGAAAAACGGGGCTACCACGATCTGGGAACGCTGGAACTCATGGTCGCACGAACACGGCTTCGGCGACGCGGCCATGAACTCGTTCAACCACTACGCCTTCGGGGCCGTCTGCGAGTGGATGATTGAATCGCTCGCCGGGCTTCAGCCCGCCGCGCCCGGGTTCGGCAGGCTGCGGGTCGTTCCGGGATGCACGCCGTCGCTCGACCGGGTGAAGCTCTCGTACGAATCGCCGCACGGTCTCATCGGCGTGGCGTGGGAACAGACCGACAGCGGATATCATCTCTTGATCGCGACGCCGGTTCCGGCGGAGGTTCACCTCCCGGACGGTGTTCAGGAGGTTGACCCGGGCGAGCACGATTTTGAGTTCGGGAGCTGA